One region of Dehalococcoidia bacterium genomic DNA includes:
- a CDS encoding putative Ig domain-containing protein, translating into MRTDDDKKRRPAMLFKLCICFLVVSILTAAGCFGVTPNPVSETLDECQSFTTTFSPVGQVCPTGPFTYFYWLSGAPPTWVVLDENTGVLTVCPPLGSVGVYNFSVGVTEMWPGPVPPPCATASPAAPVTITVVAAVPPAPLTIIDTFVMAWSMESFPFYLPLSAVGCSGNYTWSAAGLPPGLILDPYTGEITGVPPLGSAGIYNVTATVTDNYYTCADCCPPASRPFILVIDSYGDYTSGIDYSSYYDFTVEVGPGLTEGTTPVLIDGAAEATLGGSQSASFTGHPGEMYLTGVEQSVAGADPSVRFGVTGPHQILVSDSNQTAHFDYAVEVFIQTGSEPPGVSEPPGTGYHALGSAFTSSAASPVTSATLPDVKYVFKQWILPDGSTNLWRDLSFNVSGAGNVKAVYDTYYQLTLTSDNPPVNETSWELKDSTASYNLALQPIPMSGFWGLVGGRMIAQNGQGTVVMTGPQTRQLIWAYDFTIPIIILAVIVLLVIGIVLLVVYMRKRPKAGGATKGTTA; encoded by the coding sequence ATGAGAACAGATGATGATAAGAAGCGGCGGCCGGCAATGCTTTTTAAGCTGTGCATATGCTTTCTGGTTGTGTCGATCCTGACTGCGGCAGGTTGTTTTGGCGTAACTCCCAATCCTGTATCCGAAACCCTTGACGAATGCCAGTCCTTTACCACCACCTTCAGCCCGGTCGGACAGGTATGTCCCACGGGGCCCTTCACTTATTTCTACTGGCTATCGGGCGCGCCGCCCACCTGGGTGGTGCTGGATGAGAACACGGGCGTGCTCACGGTCTGTCCTCCCCTGGGATCTGTTGGAGTGTATAACTTCTCCGTGGGAGTAACCGAGATGTGGCCGGGGCCGGTCCCTCCGCCCTGTGCCACGGCCTCTCCTGCTGCGCCTGTGACGATTACAGTTGTGGCTGCTGTGCCTCCCGCTCCGCTCACCATCATCGACACCTTTGTTATGGCCTGGTCCATGGAGAGCTTTCCCTTCTACCTGCCGCTCAGCGCTGTCGGCTGCTCGGGCAACTACACCTGGAGTGCGGCAGGGCTGCCGCCGGGACTCATTCTTGATCCATACACCGGGGAGATCACCGGCGTCCCGCCACTCGGCTCCGCCGGCATTTATAACGTGACCGCCACGGTGACTGATAATTATTACACCTGCGCGGACTGCTGCCCGCCCGCCAGCCGACCCTTCATATTGGTTATCGATTCCTACGGCGACTATACAAGCGGCATAGATTATAGTTCTTACTACGACTTCACTGTGGAGGTCGGCCCCGGCCTGACCGAAGGCACCACGCCGGTGCTGATCGATGGCGCGGCGGAGGCCACCCTGGGTGGCAGCCAGTCGGCGTCCTTTACCGGTCACCCGGGGGAGATGTACCTCACCGGCGTCGAGCAGTCGGTAGCAGGAGCAGATCCCAGTGTCAGGTTCGGTGTAACAGGGCCGCACCAGATACTGGTCAGCGACTCCAACCAAACAGCCCACTTCGATTATGCCGTTGAGGTATTTATCCAGACCGGCAGCGAGCCGCCGGGCGTGTCCGAGCCTCCCGGCACCGGTTACCATGCTCTGGGGAGCGCCTTTACCAGCAGTGCGGCCAGTCCGGTGACAAGCGCTACCCTGCCGGACGTAAAATACGTTTTCAAGCAGTGGATTCTGCCCGATGGCAGTACCAATCTCTGGCGAGACCTGTCTTTCAACGTCAGCGGCGCAGGCAATGTTAAGGCCGTCTATGACACCTATTATCAGCTCACTCTCACGTCGGACAATCCGCCCGTCAATGAAACGTCATGGGAATTAAAGGACAGCACAGCCTCATATAATCTGGCACTGCAGCCCATACCCATGAGCGGGTTCTGGGGCCTGGTGGGTGGCAGGATGATCGCACAGAACGGCCAGGGCACGGTGGTCATGACCGGTCCCCAGACCAGGCAACTCATCTGGGCCTACGACTTCACCATACCGATTATCATATTGGCGGTGATAGTACTGCTTGTTATCGGTATTGTGCTGCTGGTTGTCTATATGCGAAAGCGGCCTAAAGCCGGCGGCGCCACAAAGGGTACAACGGCCTGA
- a CDS encoding iron-containing alcohol dehydrogenase — MRVASSSYFHPAGIGSFVFHLATRIVFGEGTVHRLSAEIKAQGSSNVLIVTSKGMPERPSLKDILTDLSEAGMTVNMFSSTPPEPSVEDIDKCVEFANRVEPDLVVGIGGGSAMDVAKKTALEIDVPKIMIPTTAGSGSEVTFNSVLMVKGRKKSFSDINLAADVAIVDPDLLTTMPPAVMVCPAMDAMAHAVESYGARKGNDITRALALEAYLLSRDNISRALSGDAEGRRNIAMGSLMAGIALTGTGTTLGHALAYPLSNRGMTHGQSLAVVLPYLLKLNRFDAAHADGLKSLRRKYCSLPKIAWDIPAMAAEVAADERHLANNPVDVTLQEIIAIYTDIQKES, encoded by the coding sequence TTGAGAGTTGCCAGTTCAAGCTATTTTCACCCGGCCGGCATCGGCAGCTTCGTTTTTCATCTGGCCACCAGAATCGTTTTCGGCGAGGGAACGGTACACAGACTGAGCGCCGAGATCAAAGCGCAGGGAAGCAGCAACGTGCTCATCGTGACCAGCAAAGGCATGCCTGAACGGCCGTCACTGAAGGATATACTCACCGACCTCAGTGAAGCAGGAATGACCGTTAATATGTTTTCTTCCACACCTCCCGAGCCATCTGTAGAAGATATAGATAAATGTGTCGAATTCGCTAACCGGGTAGAGCCCGATCTTGTGGTAGGAATCGGCGGGGGCAGCGCGATGGATGTGGCCAAGAAAACCGCCCTGGAAATCGATGTACCGAAAATCATGATACCGACGACAGCGGGAAGCGGCAGTGAGGTCACGTTTAATTCCGTTCTTATGGTCAAAGGGCGCAAAAAGTCGTTCAGCGATATCAATCTTGCAGCGGATGTCGCTATAGTCGATCCGGACCTGCTGACAACCATGCCCCCTGCGGTCATGGTTTGCCCGGCCATGGATGCCATGGCGCATGCCGTGGAAAGCTATGGCGCCAGGAAGGGAAATGATATAACGCGCGCCCTCGCGTTGGAAGCATATCTGCTGAGCCGGGATAATATCAGCCGCGCCTTATCCGGTGATGCGGAGGGCAGGCGCAATATAGCGATGGGAAGCCTGATGGCCGGGATAGCACTGACAGGAACAGGGACAACCCTGGGGCACGCCCTGGCCTATCCGCTGTCCAACCGGGGCATGACGCATGGCCAGTCCCTGGCGGTCGTGCTGCCTTATCTATTAAAGCTCAACCGCTTCGACGCAGCCCATGCCGATGGATTGAAGTCATTGCGCCGTAAGTATTGCAGTCTCCCGAAGATCGCCTGGGACATCCCGGCCATGGCCGCGGAGGTTGCCGCTGACGAGAGGCATCTGGCCAACAATCCCGTTGATGTAACATTGCAGGAAATAATAGCTATATATACGGATATACAAAAAGAATCCTGA
- a CDS encoding DUF1538 domain-containing protein: protein MFTDIKTIFWEVIRATLPIIITVFILNLFMAGIPPGQLLQFSIGSVCVVVGMTLFLLGVKIGLLPMGEAIGSNLPGLRILPYIFGIVFLIGFAVTIAEPDVVVLSSQVGTVSQGNIPSSVLLAVIGTGIGFFMCVAILRIILGFPLTYLMAGSYALVLILSFFVPPDFVAVAFDAGGVTTGPLTVPVILSLGIGFSSVLARKSVISDGFGLIGLASVGPIIGVMLMGIITG from the coding sequence TTGTTCACTGATATAAAAACGATTTTCTGGGAAGTGATACGGGCTACGCTGCCCATAATCATTACCGTTTTTATCTTAAACCTGTTTATGGCCGGTATCCCGCCGGGGCAGCTATTGCAGTTCAGCATCGGGTCTGTTTGTGTGGTAGTGGGCATGACCCTCTTTTTACTGGGCGTAAAAATAGGGCTGCTGCCTATGGGGGAGGCCATCGGGTCCAATCTGCCGGGCCTGCGTATTCTACCCTATATATTCGGCATTGTTTTTTTAATCGGATTTGCGGTAACTATCGCCGAACCTGACGTGGTAGTGCTCAGCTCCCAGGTAGGCACCGTGTCGCAGGGTAATATCCCGTCCTCCGTGCTGCTGGCGGTGATTGGAACAGGCATCGGTTTTTTCATGTGTGTCGCGATACTGCGCATAATCCTGGGATTCCCACTAACATATCTCATGGCCGGCAGCTATGCGCTGGTGCTTATCCTGTCCTTCTTCGTGCCTCCAGATTTCGTGGCGGTTGCATTCGATGCCGGGGGCGTGACCACGGGACCCCTGACGGTGCCGGTTATCCTTTCCCTGGGCATAGGGTTCAGCTCGGTGCTGGCGCGCAAATCAGTCATCTCCGATGGCTTCGGCCTGATCGGACTTGCCTCAGTGGGGCCCATTATAGGCGTGATGCTGATGGGCATAATCACAGGTTAG
- a CDS encoding DUF1538 domain-containing protein, producing the protein MYLNLLINTTLDVIKVLLPLVFLFLLAQWLFIKLPRDYVANVLKGLAISFVGIVIFLYGVNLGFLPMGKDLGESLATIEHRWLLIPFGFAMGFLAAFSEPAVRVLSNQVEESSVGYIREKLVLYTISVGVAFFVALGMTRIVYGIPLLYIIIPGYALALILMWFCDSSFVAIAFDSGGVATGPMAVTFLMAMAVGIATGMEGRDPVIDGFGLVALIALAPIISLMFIGLFYRSRDKVISDEVKDNAAGDS; encoded by the coding sequence ATGTATCTGAATTTGCTGATAAATACAACACTGGATGTAATCAAGGTATTATTGCCGCTGGTTTTTCTCTTCCTGCTGGCGCAGTGGCTGTTTATTAAACTGCCGCGCGACTACGTGGCCAATGTGCTAAAAGGCCTGGCTATCTCCTTTGTGGGAATAGTCATTTTCCTGTATGGCGTCAATCTGGGATTCCTTCCGATGGGTAAAGACCTGGGCGAAAGCCTGGCGACTATTGAGCACAGGTGGTTGCTTATACCTTTTGGCTTTGCCATGGGTTTCCTGGCGGCGTTCAGCGAACCTGCCGTCCGCGTGCTGAGCAACCAGGTTGAGGAATCCTCGGTCGGCTATATCAGGGAGAAGCTGGTGTTGTATACGATTTCAGTGGGAGTGGCTTTTTTTGTCGCCCTGGGCATGACCAGGATTGTATATGGCATTCCACTTCTGTATATAATAATACCGGGCTACGCATTGGCCCTGATATTGATGTGGTTCTGTGACAGCAGCTTCGTTGCTATTGCATTCGATTCCGGCGGGGTCGCAACCGGGCCTATGGCGGTAACGTTTTTAATGGCCATGGCGGTAGGCATAGCTACGGGCATGGAAGGCCGGGATCCCGTTATAGACGGTTTTGGATTGGTAGCCCTTATTGCACTGGCCCCTATTATCTCACTCATGTTTATTGGACTTTTCTATCGCAGTCGAGATAAAGTGATATCAGACGAGGTGAAAGACAATGCCGCAGGAGACAGTTAA
- a CDS encoding P-II family nitrogen regulator: MPQETVKSLIVTIVRRGWGDRVIEASLKAGAEGGTVLFGRGVGVHEQQKIIGICIEPEKEIVFTVVPRDKAESILQGISSTIGLNKPGQGIAFVVELSKVTGVVHALSNLP; encoded by the coding sequence ATGCCGCAGGAGACAGTTAAATCGCTCATCGTTACCATAGTTAGGCGTGGCTGGGGCGACCGTGTAATCGAGGCTTCCCTGAAAGCCGGAGCCGAGGGGGGAACGGTGCTTTTCGGAAGAGGTGTCGGCGTACACGAGCAGCAAAAGATAATAGGCATCTGCATCGAGCCGGAGAAGGAAATCGTCTTTACTGTGGTTCCCCGGGATAAGGCTGAGAGCATTTTACAGGGTATCAGCAGCACCATCGGCCTCAACAAGCCCGGTCAGGGCATAGCTTTCGTAGTCGAGTTGTCGAAAGTGACAGGTGTAGTGCATGCGCTGAGCAACCTGCCATAA
- a CDS encoding CARDB domain-containing protein: MKIKTILTAILLPALTIITISTACRPATLPARFEVTYLEISPKEINKGETADVSVKVMNTGGTSSIYGVNLYVDDKKVSTKLINLAPGYTQSVVFSLSVDEAGAHKISVGEKSGTLTVISKSVLKQVEIAYDNGVAKDYLSLVKPSTGYVVRFVSDSKQLSISKVSVFALIYGSPGYHIVNSDLQIWDADQKVLYTTPFSGDQFPLRTRIGDNIDSTGAWADIDIPDVEVSGDFYVNIYTGIPTGQGLRMGAVDMPNTHSDTSIRDENGADYLAPEWPYTPAYWFGDKSRVNWMIRVSGKAMVSQQ, translated from the coding sequence GTGAAAATAAAAACAATTTTAACAGCTATACTTTTACCGGCGTTGACAATAATAACCATATCAACAGCCTGCCGGCCTGCGACACTTCCTGCCAGGTTTGAAGTCACTTATCTGGAAATAAGTCCAAAGGAAATCAATAAAGGTGAAACAGCCGATGTCAGTGTCAAGGTCATGAACACAGGTGGGACCTCATCCATATACGGCGTTAATCTGTATGTGGATGATAAAAAAGTCAGCACGAAGCTGATTAACCTTGCTCCAGGATATACGCAGAGCGTGGTCTTCTCACTCTCGGTAGACGAGGCGGGCGCACATAAAATCTCAGTCGGAGAAAAGAGCGGGACGCTTACCGTTATATCGAAATCTGTGCTCAAGCAGGTGGAAATAGCTTACGATAACGGCGTTGCCAAAGATTATTTATCTCTGGTCAAACCCAGCACAGGATACGTGGTCAGATTTGTATCAGACTCAAAACAGTTGAGCATAAGTAAAGTAAGCGTATTCGCTTTGATCTACGGCTCTCCCGGATATCATATCGTAAATAGCGATCTGCAGATCTGGGATGCGGATCAAAAAGTACTCTATACCACACCATTTTCGGGGGACCAGTTTCCACTGAGAACACGTATCGGCGACAATATCGACTCAACCGGCGCCTGGGCTGATATAGATATACCCGATGTTGAAGTCAGCGGCGATTTTTATGTCAACATATATACCGGCATCCCCACGGGCCAGGGATTACGCATGGGCGCGGTTGATATGCCTAATACCCATTCCGATACATCGATCCGTGATGAAAATGGAGCGGATTACCTTGCGCCTGAATGGCCTTATACTCCTGCTTACTGGTTCGGAGATAAAAGCCGTGTGAACTGGATGATCAGAGTCTCCGGCAAAGCTATGGTTTCGCAGCAATGA
- a CDS encoding TlpA disulfide reductase family protein: MNDEKKETLKPTAATGIHTLSVVGYILGIAGIVLLLISLSIIASPSGNSGLPGSKVSIADNITIYDLTTGSATIGFTTDSSQVIDALVYDEQGKIIGVFSDSIPITNHIIRIETLYPDSIYSFQLLSADASGSRSISERHSFATLKPPPVISNVQISKATDSALWITWETDRPAVTELTYWEEGATLLNTVSENTTGTNHEAIIQPLDGERISAFVIRANDPQNQRIIAEYEGLISLKNGARIMQRAPDFTLPSVKGGNIQLSRYRGKVVLLVFWSMNCPSCQKKILLLQEAFDRAGDDRVSIITVHGPAREDVIKSYCSSHGLTLPVLLDLQADAGSSYGVVQLPATFLLDQSGVIRTVNPEFETPQDLDRLTGQFLSK, encoded by the coding sequence ATGAATGATGAAAAAAAGGAAACCCTGAAACCAACTGCAGCAACAGGCATCCATACACTGTCCGTGGTCGGTTATATCCTGGGCATCGCAGGCATCGTCCTGCTATTAATCTCCCTTTCAATTATCGCTTCCCCATCCGGCAATTCCGGTCTGCCCGGATCAAAGGTATCGATAGCCGACAACATAACGATCTACGACCTGACAACAGGCAGCGCCACCATTGGTTTCACTACGGACAGCTCTCAGGTGATAGATGCCCTTGTTTATGATGAGCAGGGAAAAATCATCGGAGTCTTTTCAGACAGCATTCCGATAACAAATCACATCATCCGGATAGAAACCTTGTATCCTGATTCAATTTACAGCTTTCAATTGCTGTCCGCTGATGCCTCCGGCAGCAGAAGCATCTCCGAAAGACACTCATTTGCCACCCTGAAGCCGCCGCCTGTGATCTCGAATGTGCAAATATCTAAAGCAACGGATTCAGCGTTATGGATCACCTGGGAGACCGACCGGCCGGCCGTTACGGAATTGACCTACTGGGAAGAGGGGGCCACCCTCCTAAACACGGTCAGCGAAAATACTACGGGGACGAACCACGAGGCTATAATCCAGCCGCTGGACGGCGAACGCATTTCCGCTTTTGTGATCAGAGCAAACGACCCGCAAAACCAGCGGATCATCGCCGAATACGAGGGCTTGATTTCGCTTAAGAACGGCGCACGGATAATGCAGCGCGCACCCGATTTTACCCTTCCTTCAGTTAAAGGCGGAAACATTCAGTTGAGCCGTTACCGCGGCAAGGTCGTGCTGCTGGTATTCTGGAGCATGAATTGCCCATCCTGCCAGAAGAAGATTTTACTGCTGCAAGAGGCATTTGATCGCGCGGGCGATGACAGAGTCAGCATTATCACAGTGCATGGGCCGGCACGTGAGGACGTGATCAAAAGTTACTGTTCGAGCCATGGCCTGACACTACCGGTATTACTGGACCTCCAGGCAGACGCCGGTTCCTCCTACGGCGTTGTGCAGCTCCCGGCAACATTCCTGCTCGATCAATCCGGAGTAATACGCACTGTGAATCCTGAATTCGAGACTCCGCAGGACCTGGACAGGCTCACCGGTCAATTCCTGTCCAAATAA
- a CDS encoding PAS domain S-box protein — protein sequence MTRILIADDNAQNLYLLEAVLKSQGYDVTSAGNGAEAMESALKNPPDIIVTDILMPVMDGFELCRRWRAHELLSRIPFIFYTATYTDLKDEKFALSLGADRFVIKPQQPEVLVKIIRDVLNKPRKEKQVSRKKSPEKETEELQQYNEVLFRKLEKKVKQLEDVITKQEKTEDELRESELKYRTLIAQSPDGIFIVDLKGNFLSVNRVMWENLKYSEAELLSMGIWDIVPAEYVEQHQKRLANIIAGKAPNDPAEYMVRGKDGNLHNVEILSAPYYEGQRLVGFQGIARDITARKKAEEMLRTSEEKYRSLVENINDVFYTLDDQGTITYVSPVVERLTKYKVSELIGQSFTSIILPEDLPDVVSSYNRLISGQMEPSEFRIADKDGRIIFVRTSSRPIFKDGEIAGITALITDITERKQAEQDLIKSYQKVRKTLNDAINTMAKIVEMRDPYTAGHQHRVAELSIAIAKELGYRGDHLENLYMAALIHDIGKIYVPSDILSKPGKLTNIEFNLVKTHAQGSYEILRNMDFPTSIAESVQQHHERLDGSGYPGGLKGEAICREARLIAVADVVEAISSHRPYRPALGMDKALEEISANKGKLYDSAVVDACLNVFRKQNFKFE from the coding sequence ATGACCAGAATACTAATTGCAGATGACAACGCGCAGAACCTCTATTTACTTGAGGCGGTTTTAAAAAGCCAGGGGTATGATGTTACATCGGCCGGGAACGGCGCCGAGGCGATGGAATCGGCCCTGAAAAATCCTCCCGACATTATAGTCACAGACATACTCATGCCGGTTATGGACGGATTCGAGCTGTGCCGGCGCTGGAGGGCGCACGAGCTGCTCAGCCGGATCCCGTTCATCTTTTACACCGCCACCTATACAGATCTTAAGGATGAGAAATTTGCCCTGAGCCTGGGCGCCGACCGCTTTGTCATTAAACCGCAACAGCCGGAGGTGCTGGTAAAGATTATTAGAGATGTCCTTAACAAACCTCGCAAGGAGAAGCAGGTCTCCCGCAAGAAATCCCCCGAGAAAGAGACGGAGGAGTTACAGCAATATAACGAGGTGCTGTTCCGCAAGCTTGAAAAAAAGGTCAAGCAGCTTGAGGATGTGATTACAAAACAAGAGAAAACCGAGGATGAATTGAGGGAGAGCGAGTTGAAATATCGCACTCTCATCGCTCAAAGTCCGGATGGAATCTTCATTGTCGATCTGAAGGGAAATTTCCTGTCGGTCAACAGGGTCATGTGGGAAAACCTGAAATACAGCGAAGCGGAACTTCTATCCATGGGGATCTGGGACATCGTCCCTGCAGAATATGTAGAACAGCATCAAAAAAGATTGGCGAACATAATAGCGGGAAAAGCCCCCAATGATCCTGCAGAATACATGGTTCGGGGAAAGGACGGGAATCTTCATAATGTTGAGATTCTGTCAGCACCCTATTATGAAGGGCAAAGATTGGTAGGTTTTCAGGGTATCGCCCGTGATATTACCGCCCGTAAAAAAGCTGAGGAAATGCTGAGGACATCGGAGGAGAAATACCGCTCGCTGGTGGAGAATATCAACGACGTCTTTTACACACTGGATGATCAGGGGACAATTACTTATGTCAGCCCGGTGGTCGAGCGGTTGACCAAGTATAAAGTCAGCGAATTGATAGGACAATCATTTACCTCGATTATCTTGCCGGAAGACCTGCCGGATGTCGTGTCCAGTTACAACCGCCTCATTTCCGGTCAAATGGAGCCGTCTGAATTCCGCATAGCCGACAAAGACGGCAGGATCATATTTGTCCGTACCTCCAGCCGCCCCATTTTTAAAGATGGAGAGATCGCGGGCATAACAGCGCTGATAACAGACATCACCGAGCGCAAGCAGGCCGAGCAAGACCTGATAAAAAGCTACCAGAAGGTCAGGAAAACACTGAATGATGCCATCAATACCATGGCCAAAATCGTGGAAATGCGGGATCCTTATACGGCAGGCCATCAACACAGGGTGGCTGAGCTGTCGATTGCCATAGCCAAAGAACTGGGGTATCGGGGTGACCATCTGGAAAACCTCTATATGGCGGCGCTCATTCACGACATCGGCAAAATCTACGTGCCGTCAGACATCCTGAGCAAACCGGGTAAACTGACTAATATCGAATTCAACCTGGTAAAAACCCATGCGCAGGGAAGCTATGAAATTTTACGCAATATGGATTTTCCGACTTCAATTGCCGAGTCCGTTCAACAGCACCATGAAAGATTGGACGGCTCCGGCTATCCCGGCGGACTCAAAGGCGAGGCCATATGCCGGGAGGCCAGGCTGATCGCCGTGGCGGATGTGGTAGAAGCGATATCATCGCACCGGCCTTATCGTCCCGCTCTTGGAATGGATAAGGCGCTTGAAGAGATATCCGCCAATAAGGGCAAGCTGTATGATAGCGCTGTGGTGGACGCCTGCCTGAACGTATTCAGAAAACAGAACTTCAAGTTTGAGTAG
- a CDS encoding response regulator, giving the protein MSKGTVLYIEDNEQNFYLVNVLLKTKDYRVLWAHDGREGIEKALELRPDLILLDIQLPVMDGYEVAGRLRSNPELSKIPIIAVTSYAMSGDREKALSAGCNGYIEKPIDPDTFLAQIEKYSSGIDPAWNEK; this is encoded by the coding sequence ATGAGTAAAGGAACAGTACTTTATATCGAGGACAACGAACAGAATTTCTACCTTGTGAACGTATTACTGAAAACAAAGGATTACCGGGTTCTGTGGGCCCATGATGGTCGGGAGGGCATAGAAAAGGCTCTTGAATTAAGGCCGGACCTCATCCTGCTGGATATCCAGCTGCCGGTCATGGACGGCTACGAAGTAGCAGGGAGGCTGCGCAGTAATCCCGAGTTAAGCAAGATTCCTATCATAGCGGTGACTTCCTACGCTATGTCCGGCGACCGCGAGAAAGCTTTGAGCGCGGGTTGCAATGGCTATATTGAAAAGCCGATCGATCCGGATACCTTCCTGGCACAAATTGAAAAGTATTCCTCCGGTATCGATCCGGCATGGAATGAAAAATGA
- a CDS encoding transporter substrate-binding domain-containing protein, with protein sequence MISIWGGAVAADDSIIVRVGIYENQPKIFTDDAGKPAGFWPDIIGYIASQEGWTLEYRHGTWTECLEMLENNEIDIMPDVAYTEERNDKYAFSHETVYISWSRVYTRKGVDINSILDLEGKTIAVLRGSINVEGSDGIKEIIKSYNINCKYTEVDSYNTVFELVAKGEADAGVTSKDFGYQHETDYGLIKTPIIFQPALLYFALTKDSASTPSLIEKIDRRVKALKQDNGSIYYQSLDKWMAVKSAVTPVLPGWVVWVLASVGGLVLLFAGGSFILRSQVRARTRELTDEVAVRKRAEEQLAKYRYRLEKLVEERTAELEQKYLELAVANCELQDAKEAAESADRVKSAFLATMSHELRTPLNSIIGFTGILQQELVGPLNEEQKKQMGMVRNSSAHLLNLINDVLDISKIEAGQLTVSREPCNMRAAIDKVTGSMQPLADKKGIALEVELSPEVGTITSDQRRVEQVIYNLMSNAIKFTEHGYVRVKCSLENGEILTRVIDTGMGIKDQDMENLFKPFYQVDSGLVRQHEGTGLGLSICSKILELLGGRIWVESEWGKGSTFSFALPV encoded by the coding sequence TTGATTTCCATCTGGGGCGGAGCAGTTGCAGCTGACGATTCAATAATCGTCAGGGTCGGTATATACGAAAATCAGCCTAAAATCTTCACCGATGATGCAGGGAAACCCGCCGGATTCTGGCCGGATATCATTGGCTACATCGCATCGCAGGAAGGGTGGACTCTTGAATACAGGCACGGCACATGGACCGAATGCCTGGAAATGCTGGAGAATAACGAGATCGATATCATGCCCGACGTCGCCTACACGGAGGAGCGCAACGATAAATATGCCTTTTCGCACGAAACGGTCTATATAAGCTGGTCCAGGGTATATACGCGAAAAGGCGTTGATATCAACTCAATCCTCGACCTGGAAGGAAAAACCATCGCAGTATTAAGGGGCAGCATCAACGTTGAAGGATCCGATGGAATAAAAGAGATCATTAAATCGTACAATATTAACTGCAAGTATACCGAGGTGGACAGCTATAACACAGTTTTTGAGCTCGTGGCAAAAGGTGAAGCCGACGCAGGAGTAACCAGCAAGGATTTCGGCTATCAACATGAAACGGATTACGGCCTCATTAAAACGCCTATCATCTTCCAGCCTGCGCTCCTCTATTTCGCTTTGACCAAAGACTCCGCATCGACTCCGTCTCTCATAGAGAAAATAGACCGCCGCGTGAAAGCTTTGAAGCAGGACAACGGCTCAATCTACTACCAGTCTCTGGATAAGTGGATGGCTGTTAAGTCGGCTGTAACACCCGTGCTTCCCGGCTGGGTTGTCTGGGTCCTGGCTTCCGTAGGAGGGCTTGTATTGCTGTTTGCCGGCGGCAGTTTTATCCTAAGGTCGCAGGTCAGGGCCAGGACGCGAGAACTCACGGATGAGGTCGCAGTCCGCAAACGGGCGGAGGAACAGCTGGCGAAATACAGATATCGCCTGGAGAAACTGGTCGAGGAAAGGACGGCCGAGCTTGAGCAGAAGTACCTTGAACTGGCAGTCGCCAACTGCGAGCTGCAGGATGCAAAGGAGGCGGCCGAGTCAGCCGACCGGGTCAAATCAGCTTTTCTCGCCACCATGTCTCACGAGTTACGTACACCGCTCAATTCAATTATCGGTTTCACAGGGATACTTCAGCAGGAACTGGTCGGCCCTCTGAATGAGGAACAGAAGAAGCAGATGGGTATGGTGCGCAATAGCTCTGCGCACCTGCTTAATCTGATCAACGATGTGCTGGACATTTCCAAGATAGAGGCAGGTCAATTAACAGTCTCACGGGAGCCCTGCAATATGCGCGCGGCCATCGATAAAGTCACAGGAAGCATGCAGCCGCTGGCCGATAAAAAAGGGATTGCCCTGGAGGTGGAGCTATCTCCCGAGGTTGGAACGATCACCAGCGACCAGAGGCGCGTGGAACAGGTGATCTACAACCTCATGAGCAATGCTATCAAGTTCACAGAGCATGGATATGTCCGCGTGAAATGTTCTCTTGAAAACGGAGAGATACTAACCCGTGTTATCGATACGGGTATGGGAATCAAGGATCAGGATATGGAGAATCTGTTCAAACCTTTCTATCAGGTCGACAGCGGTCTGGTCAGACAGCACGAAGGCACCGGGCTGGGGCTATCGATCTGCAGCAAAATCCTGGAACTCCTGGGTGGGAGGATCTGGGTCGAGAGCGAATGGGGCAAGGGCAGCACATTCAGTTTTGCCCTGCCCGTGTAG